The Peromyscus eremicus chromosome 8b, PerEre_H2_v1, whole genome shotgun sequence genome contains a region encoding:
- the Serinc1 gene encoding serine incorporator 1, with amino-acid sequence MGSVLGLCSVASWIPCLCGSAPCLLCRCCPSGNNSTVTRLIYALFLLVGVCVACVMLIPGMEEQLNKIPGFCENEKGVVPCSILVGYKAVYRLCFGLAMFYLLLSLLMIKVKSSSDPRAAIHNGFWFFKFATAVAIIVGAFFIPEGTFTTVWFYVGMAGAFCFILIQLVLLIDFAHSWNESWVEKMEEGNSRCWYAALLSATALNYLLSLVAIILFFVYYTHPASCSENKAFISVNMLLCIGASVMSILPKIQESQPRSGLLQSSVITVYTMYLTWSAMTNEPETNCNPSLLSIIGFNSTRPLPKDGQSVQWWHPQGIIGLVLFLLCVFYSSIRTSNNSQVNKLTLTSDESTLIEDGNARSDGSLEDGDDVHRAVDNERDGVTYSYSFFHFMLFLASLYIMMTLTNWYRYEPSREMKSQWTAVWVKISSSWIGIVLYVWTLVAPLVLTNRDFD; translated from the exons ATACCATGCCTGTGTGGCAGCGCCCCATGCTTGCTGTGCCGCTGCTGCCCCAGTGGAAACAACTCAACCGTGACTAGATTGATCTATGCACTTTTCTTGCTTGTTGGAGTGTGTGTAGCATGTGTAATGTTAATACCAGGGATGGAAGAACAACTGAATAAG ATTCCTGGGTTCTGTGAGAATGAGAAAGGCGTTGTTCCCTGTAGTATTCTAGTTGGCTACAAAGCTGTGTATCGCTTGTGCTTTGGCTTGGCCATGTTCTACCTTCTCCTCTCTTTACTAATGATCAAAGTGAAAAGCAGCAGTGATCCTAGAGCCGCGATCCACAACGG aTTCTGGTTCTTCAAATTTGCTACAGCAGTCGCAATTATTGTTGGAGCTTTCTTCATTCCGGAAGGCACTTTTACAACCG tgTGGTTTTATGTAGGCATGGCAGGTGCCTTTTGTTTCATCCTCATACAACTAGTCTTGCTTATTGATTTTGCCCATTCTTGGAATGAATCATGGGTTgaaaaaatggaagaagggaACTCAAGGTGTTGGTATGCAG CCCTGTTATCAGCTACAGCTCTGAATTATTTGCTGTCTTTAGTTGCCATCATCTTATTCTTTGTCTACTACACTCACCCAGCCAGTTGTTCAGAAAATAAGGCATTCATCAGTGTCAACATGCTCCTCTGCATTGGTGCTTCTGTAATGTCTATACTGCCCAAGATCCAA gaatcacaacCAAGATCTGGCTTGTTACAGTCTTCAGTAATTACAGTCTACACAATGTATTTGACATGGTCTGCTATGACCAACGAACCAG AAACAAACTGCAACCCAAGTCTTCTAAGCATCATTGGCTTCAATAGCACAAGACCTCTCCCGAAGGACGGGCAGTCTGTGCAGTGGTGGCATCCCCAAGGGATCATAGGACTGGTTCTCTTCCTACTGTGTGTGTTTTACTCAAG CATCCGTACCTCCAACAATAGTCAGGTTAATAAGCTGACTCTAACAAGTGATGAGTCAACACTAATAGAAGATGGGAATGCCAGAAGTGATGGATCTCTAGAAGATGGTGATGATGTCCACCGAGCTGTAGATAATGAAAGGGATGGCGTCACTTACAGTTACTCCTTCTTTCACTTCATGCTTTTCCTGGCTTCGCTTTATATCATGATGACCCTTACCAACTGGTACAG GTATGAGCCTTCTCGTGAGATGAAGAGTCAGTGGACAGCAGTCTGGGTGAAAATCTCTTCCAGCTGGATTGGCATCGTGCTGTATGTTTGGACACTGGTGGCACCACTTGTTCTTACAAATCGTGATTTTGACTGA